The Brachybacterium huguangmaarense genome contains a region encoding:
- a CDS encoding endo alpha-1,4 polygalactosaminidase, which translates to MDFPTVSAFDYQLGSPYTPSSGVELVVRDRTASPADGLYSICYVNAFQTQPGERDQWPDEVLLTADGAPVFDADWPDEILLYTSTSSKREAILDTASSWIQGCADAGFEAVEFDNLDSLTRSHDVLTVDDNLALARALVDIAHAAGLAAGQKNSAEYTARLKSEAGLDFAIAEECAAYNECTAYTDAYGDAVIDIEYADTLPRSFAEMCEDTASPRAMILRDRDLVTPDDDGYVFRTCAH; encoded by the coding sequence GTGGACTTCCCCACCGTGTCGGCGTTCGATTACCAGCTCGGCAGTCCCTACACCCCCTCATCAGGGGTCGAGCTGGTGGTTCGTGACCGCACCGCTTCGCCGGCCGACGGGCTGTACTCGATCTGCTACGTCAACGCATTCCAGACCCAGCCAGGCGAACGCGACCAGTGGCCGGACGAGGTTCTCCTCACAGCTGATGGAGCACCCGTCTTCGACGCCGACTGGCCCGACGAGATTCTGCTGTACACCTCGACGAGCAGCAAACGCGAAGCGATCCTCGACACCGCCTCGTCGTGGATCCAGGGTTGCGCAGACGCCGGGTTCGAGGCGGTCGAGTTCGACAACCTCGACAGTCTCACCCGCTCACACGACGTCCTTACCGTCGACGACAATCTGGCTCTCGCCCGTGCTCTCGTGGATATCGCGCACGCAGCCGGACTCGCGGCGGGGCAGAAGAACTCGGCCGAATACACGGCGCGCCTCAAGAGCGAGGCGGGGCTCGATTTCGCAATCGCAGAGGAGTGCGCCGCCTACAACGAATGCACGGCATACACGGATGCCTACGGCGACGCGGTCATCGACATCGAATACGCGGACACCCTTCCCCGAAGCTTCGCCGAGATGTGCGAAGACACAGCATCACCGAGAGCGATGATCCTCCGAGACCGCGACCTCGTGACCCCGGACGATGACGGCTACGTGTTTCGGACGTGCGCTCACTGA
- a CDS encoding type 1 glutamine amidotransferase domain-containing protein translates to MAVDLQGKRVTILAADGVERVELEQPREALDRAGARTEVLSVDEGEIKARENDLDPAGTFGVDGLVAEASVADYDALVLPGGTVNPDKLRIDEDAVAFVRDFVENGKSVAAICHGPWTLIEADVATGRTLTSFPSIRTDLRNDGANVVDQEVVVDKNLITSRSPEDLPAFSEAIVAQLAGTTTKEEKTS, encoded by the coding sequence ATGGCAGTAGATCTGCAGGGCAAGAGAGTCACGATCCTCGCCGCGGACGGGGTCGAGCGCGTCGAACTCGAGCAACCCCGTGAGGCTCTGGACAGGGCCGGCGCTCGGACCGAGGTCCTCTCCGTCGATGAGGGCGAGATCAAGGCCCGCGAGAACGACCTGGATCCGGCGGGGACGTTCGGCGTCGACGGGCTGGTGGCTGAGGCCTCGGTGGCCGACTACGACGCCTTGGTGCTTCCGGGCGGCACGGTGAACCCCGACAAGCTCCGGATTGACGAGGACGCTGTCGCCTTCGTCCGGGACTTCGTCGAGAACGGCAAGTCGGTGGCGGCGATCTGTCACGGACCGTGGACGTTGATCGAGGCCGACGTGGCCACCGGTCGCACCCTGACGTCCTTCCCGAGCATCCGCACGGATCTGCGCAATGACGGCGCGAACGTCGTCGACCAGGAGGTCGTGGTCGACAAGAATCTCATCACCAGCCGCTCGCCGGAGGACCTGCCGGCGTTCTCCGAGGCGATCGTGGCCCAACTCGCGGGCACCACGACAAAGGAAGAGAAGACATCATGA
- a CDS encoding helix-turn-helix transcriptional regulator, with protein sequence MKSEKHCPPMCLGRGFWRHRGVRRHAERGRCIDRCSARRINEIGHGERAITAGAALRLERYVRADPFWLDLQTRYELDAAEDRVAEHVGATTPLEVA encoded by the coding sequence ATGAAGTCCGAGAAGCACTGCCCGCCCATGTGCCTGGGGAGGGGCTTCTGGCGACATCGAGGGGTTCGGCGTCACGCAGAACGAGGTCGCTGTATCGATCGGTGTTCCGCGCGGCGAATCAACGAGATCGGGCACGGCGAGCGGGCCATCACGGCGGGCGCTGCGCTGCGCCTGGAGCGCTACGTCAGAGCGGACCCGTTCTGGCTCGACCTGCAGACGAGGTACGAACTGGACGCCGCGGAGGACCGCGTCGCCGAGCACGTCGGTGCGACCACGCCGCTGGAGGTCGCGTGA
- a CDS encoding type II toxin-antitoxin system prevent-host-death family antitoxin: MTSVTLSDFRSRQADLIAAAQREPVEITSRGAGRRAVVVSPEFYDRALQALEDQADIRAAAAAREETERVSHEDLVAELGL, encoded by the coding sequence ATGACTTCCGTGACGCTCTCCGACTTCCGCAGCCGCCAGGCCGATCTCATCGCCGCAGCACAGCGCGAGCCCGTCGAGATCACCTCGCGCGGCGCTGGTCGTCGCGCGGTCGTCGTGTCCCCGGAGTTCTACGATCGCGCACTCCAGGCGTTGGAAGATCAGGCCGACATCCGTGCGGCGGCGGCCGCGCGTGAAGAGACCGAGCGCGTCTCCCATGAGGATCTGGTCGCCGAGCTCGGACTCTGA
- a CDS encoding BPL-N domain-containing protein, whose translation MCTFESPAGRSRRSVLAGLLTVPFAGLANGCAPISRNDDETPDARIALVYRGPAGCAGCSETLAERLSQSPLGMDVAFIGPHEEFPLKSSALSGVALYAQPGGGDDIRAAAQSFPADFIRGVSDFVATGGSYLGICMGAYLAGSEGFGFFSESVEGEVGVPDFPVKDSTDDVVAITWGDTLRWTYFQEGARLPVGGAEAYAHYETGDLAAACYRFGDGSVGLIGPHPEADATWFEDADLFDQDGDDWRYALPLVKRILS comes from the coding sequence ATGTGTACGTTCGAATCACCCGCTGGACGGTCGCGCCGGTCGGTCCTCGCGGGGCTGCTGACGGTCCCTTTCGCTGGGCTGGCGAACGGATGTGCACCGATCAGCAGGAACGACGACGAGACTCCGGATGCGCGGATCGCCCTCGTGTACCGCGGCCCGGCGGGGTGCGCAGGATGCTCGGAAACTCTTGCTGAGCGACTGTCGCAATCACCGCTTGGTATGGACGTTGCGTTTATCGGCCCGCATGAAGAATTCCCTCTCAAATCAAGTGCCCTTTCTGGAGTCGCTCTCTACGCTCAGCCCGGCGGTGGGGACGATATTCGTGCCGCTGCCCAGAGTTTTCCTGCGGATTTCATCCGCGGGGTGAGTGACTTTGTGGCTACCGGCGGTAGCTACCTCGGCATCTGCATGGGTGCATATCTCGCAGGGAGCGAGGGGTTCGGCTTTTTCAGTGAATCCGTCGAGGGGGAGGTGGGCGTTCCCGACTTCCCTGTGAAAGATAGTACGGATGATGTGGTGGCAATCACGTGGGGCGACACGTTGCGATGGACCTACTTCCAAGAGGGCGCGCGGTTGCCTGTAGGCGGCGCTGAGGCCTACGCCCATTACGAGACAGGCGACCTCGCCGCCGCGTGTTATCGGTTTGGCGATGGAAGTGTGGGCTTGATTGGCCCTCATCCGGAGGCGGACGCAACCTGGTTCGAGGACGCCGATCTCTTTGATCAAGACGGCGACGACTGGCGATATGCGCTCCCGCTCGTCAAACGGATTCTCAGCTGA
- a CDS encoding oleate hydratase, translated as MQHTAGNYEAFARPRPAQHAPETKAYIVGSGLAGLAAAVFLIRDAGVPGANVTILEKGETAGGALDGLDVPEKGFVIRGGRELENHMECLWDMMRSIPSLELEDASVLDEFYWLNKDDPNYSLRRATVRQGEDAGHEGRFDLPKRAQKDLLKIFLAERSEMEGKRIDEVMGREFLDSPFWMYWRTMFAFEEWHSALEFKLYLHRFIHHIGGLPDFTALKFTKYNQYESFVLPLMHYLTEHGVVFQSGTEVLDVDFAHRNGEIRATAIHCRRDGAEETIVLGEHDLALMTIGSLVDNSDDGDHHTPAALNEGPAPAWDLWKRIAKKDPSFGRPEVFCSSIEETKWESATVTTLDERIPAYIERIAQRDPFSGRVVTGGIVTAEDSSWLLSWTVNRQPHFKKQPKDQIVVWVYGLFVDVDGDYVKKPLAQCTGEEITQEWLYHLGVPVDEIPELAATGARCVPVMMPYVTSFFMPRRAGDRPQVVPEGAANFAFLGQFAETGRDTIFTTEYSVRTGMEAVYELLDVERGVPETWGSTYDVRDLLEASARMRDGKKVEIPGPAALRSYLRDRLEHGEIGQLLEEHGLI; from the coding sequence ATGCAGCACACGGCAGGTAACTACGAGGCGTTCGCGCGTCCCCGCCCCGCACAGCACGCGCCGGAGACGAAGGCCTACATCGTCGGCAGCGGGCTGGCCGGGCTCGCGGCGGCCGTCTTCCTCATCCGCGATGCCGGGGTCCCCGGCGCCAACGTCACGATCCTCGAGAAGGGCGAGACCGCCGGCGGTGCGCTCGACGGCCTCGACGTCCCGGAGAAGGGCTTCGTCATCCGCGGCGGCCGGGAGCTGGAGAACCACATGGAGTGCCTGTGGGACATGATGCGCTCCATCCCCTCCCTGGAGCTCGAGGACGCCTCCGTGCTCGACGAGTTCTACTGGCTCAACAAGGACGACCCCAACTACTCGCTGCGTCGCGCCACCGTGCGCCAGGGCGAGGACGCCGGCCACGAGGGCCGCTTCGACCTGCCGAAGCGGGCGCAGAAGGACCTGTTGAAGATCTTCCTCGCCGAGCGCTCCGAGATGGAGGGCAAGCGCATCGACGAGGTGATGGGCCGCGAGTTCCTCGACTCGCCGTTCTGGATGTACTGGCGGACGATGTTCGCCTTCGAGGAGTGGCACTCCGCGCTCGAGTTCAAGCTCTACCTCCACCGCTTCATCCATCACATCGGCGGACTGCCGGACTTCACGGCGCTGAAGTTCACGAAGTACAACCAGTACGAGTCCTTCGTCCTGCCGCTCATGCACTACCTCACCGAACACGGCGTCGTCTTCCAGTCCGGCACCGAGGTCCTCGATGTGGACTTCGCCCACCGCAACGGCGAGATCCGCGCCACCGCGATCCACTGCCGCCGCGACGGCGCCGAGGAGACCATCGTGCTCGGTGAGCACGACCTCGCGCTCATGACGATCGGCTCGCTCGTGGACAACTCCGATGACGGCGACCACCACACGCCCGCAGCCCTCAACGAGGGCCCGGCCCCGGCCTGGGACCTGTGGAAGCGCATCGCGAAGAAGGACCCGTCGTTCGGGCGCCCGGAGGTCTTCTGCTCCTCGATCGAGGAGACGAAGTGGGAATCGGCCACCGTCACGACGCTCGATGAGCGCATCCCCGCCTACATCGAGCGCATCGCCCAGCGCGATCCGTTCAGCGGCCGCGTGGTCACCGGCGGCATCGTCACCGCCGAGGACTCCTCCTGGCTGCTGAGCTGGACGGTCAATCGCCAGCCGCACTTCAAGAAGCAGCCGAAGGATCAGATCGTCGTCTGGGTCTACGGACTGTTCGTCGACGTCGACGGCGACTACGTGAAGAAGCCCCTGGCGCAGTGCACCGGCGAGGAGATCACCCAGGAGTGGCTCTACCACCTGGGCGTGCCCGTCGATGAGATCCCCGAGCTTGCGGCGACCGGCGCCCGGTGCGTGCCGGTCATGATGCCCTACGTGACGAGCTTCTTTATGCCCCGCCGCGCGGGTGACCGGCCGCAGGTCGTGCCGGAGGGGGCGGCGAACTTCGCGTTCCTCGGGCAGTTCGCGGAGACCGGCCGCGACACGATCTTCACGACCGAGTACTCGGTGCGCACCGGCATGGAGGCCGTCTACGAACTCCTCGACGTGGAGCGCGGCGTGCCGGAGACCTGGGGCTCCACGTACGACGTGCGCGACCTGCTCGAGGCCTCGGCGCGCATGCGCGACGGCAAGAAGGTGGAGATCCCCGGCCCGGCCGCGCTGCGCAGCTACCTGCGCGACCGGCTCGAGCACGGAGAGATCGGTCAGCTCCTCGAGGAGCACGGCCTCATCTGA
- a CDS encoding NAD(P)/FAD-dependent oxidoreductase yields the protein MTGTDDVAPTRSPEVAVIGGGIVGLSTAYALREQGVPVRLYEAGLPGAGQSAGESRIFRHAHDDPRLVAFARKSRGVWDEWAEHFDVELVSSDGVVAIGDSALARLRVLDEVGGVEAHEIDAAELAQRMPLLAGYSGPAVLDESGGAIRTRAAITALAGALGDAVTTAEVISIDPRADGTVEVRSVTDRAVYSKVVVCAGRETARLARSVGLSLPVRLAAHVRLTFDVKDAAPARVACLQDSSGVFGEVGVYATPLPGNSSYSVGLSDTVGVRDDGTFIDPAAIRSLDERAREYVTRALPGLHPEPRDFLHCWVTDLPWSEDGVAVWEAGSVLFVAGHNLFKQAPALGRALARAATGGGLAADLTPAARLGEALR from the coding sequence ATGACAGGAACTGACGACGTTGCCCCGACGCGTTCACCCGAGGTAGCAGTAATCGGGGGCGGGATCGTCGGTCTGTCGACGGCGTACGCGCTGCGGGAGCAGGGCGTGCCGGTGCGCTTGTACGAGGCCGGTCTGCCCGGAGCGGGTCAGTCCGCGGGCGAGTCGCGGATCTTCCGGCATGCCCACGACGACCCGCGACTCGTCGCTTTCGCGCGCAAAAGCCGCGGTGTATGGGATGAGTGGGCCGAACACTTCGACGTCGAGCTGGTCTCATCAGACGGTGTCGTGGCGATCGGCGACAGCGCCCTGGCGCGGCTGCGGGTGCTCGACGAGGTCGGCGGCGTGGAAGCGCACGAGATCGATGCAGCCGAGCTCGCCCAGCGCATGCCGCTGCTCGCTGGGTACTCGGGGCCAGCGGTGCTCGACGAGTCGGGCGGCGCGATCCGCACCCGCGCCGCGATCACGGCACTCGCGGGTGCCCTCGGAGATGCCGTCACCACCGCAGAGGTTATCTCCATCGATCCCCGCGCCGATGGGACGGTCGAGGTGCGCAGCGTCACCGACCGGGCTGTCTACTCCAAGGTGGTCGTGTGCGCCGGCCGCGAAACCGCCCGCCTGGCCCGCAGCGTCGGCCTGTCGCTCCCGGTTCGCCTTGCCGCACACGTCCGGCTGACCTTCGACGTGAAAGACGCCGCCCCGGCACGAGTCGCGTGCCTGCAGGACAGCAGCGGCGTCTTCGGCGAAGTCGGCGTGTACGCGACGCCGCTACCGGGCAACAGCAGTTATTCGGTCGGACTCAGCGACACCGTCGGCGTCCGCGACGACGGAACGTTCATCGACCCTGCGGCGATTCGATCGCTGGACGAACGCGCGCGCGAATACGTGACACGGGCGCTGCCCGGTCTCCACCCAGAGCCGCGCGACTTTCTTCACTGCTGGGTGACCGACCTCCCATGGAGCGAGGACGGCGTGGCCGTGTGGGAGGCAGGCTCTGTCCTTTTTGTGGCCGGTCACAATTTGTTCAAGCAGGCACCTGCGCTGGGTCGCGCTCTTGCCCGGGCTGCGACCGGCGGCGGTCTCGCCGCCGACCTCACGCCCGCCGCTCGCCTCGGCGAAGCCCTGCGATAG
- a CDS encoding type II toxin-antitoxin system RelE family toxin codes for MAYRVTYVASAAKALRKLDRQTARRILEALNALADDPRPPGCIKLQGGEGELRIRIGDYRVVYDVVDDELVVLILRVGHRREVYR; via the coding sequence GTGGCGTATCGCGTCACCTACGTCGCCTCGGCGGCGAAAGCCCTTCGGAAGCTCGATCGTCAGACCGCCCGACGTATTCTCGAGGCACTCAACGCCCTTGCTGATGACCCTCGCCCACCCGGTTGCATCAAGCTTCAGGGCGGCGAGGGCGAGTTGCGCATCCGAATCGGTGACTACCGAGTCGTCTATGACGTCGTGGATGATGAGCTGGTCGTGCTGATCCTCCGTGTCGGGCACCGCAGAGAGGTCTACCGATGA
- a CDS encoding YitT family protein: MPSASPSSASPSSTSPGRPEAGLEPLSVDVTIPHHPVEDVLGVLTGTFLASLGLYLLQMAGAVTGGTAGLALLLTHGTPLPFAVLFLLVNVPFFALAVWKKGWAFTIRTVICVALISGFSLVHHHFLALGHVPLVYAVVGGNLLVGVGLLIIFRHRASLGGFNVLALILQERAGLRAGYVQMAMDVVVILLGALVMDWPRVLLSALGGVILNAVLALNHRPGRYRA; encoded by the coding sequence ATGCCTTCAGCGTCCCCCTCGTCAGCGTCCCCGTCGTCGACATCGCCCGGTCGCCCCGAAGCCGGACTCGAGCCCCTCTCGGTCGACGTCACCATCCCGCATCATCCTGTGGAGGATGTGCTCGGCGTCCTGACCGGCACCTTCCTGGCATCCCTGGGGCTCTACCTGCTGCAGATGGCCGGCGCTGTCACCGGCGGCACGGCGGGACTCGCGCTCCTGCTCACCCACGGCACGCCACTGCCGTTCGCCGTGCTGTTCCTGCTGGTGAACGTCCCCTTCTTCGCCCTCGCCGTCTGGAAGAAGGGATGGGCGTTCACGATCCGGACGGTGATCTGCGTGGCTCTCATCTCCGGATTCAGCCTCGTGCACCATCACTTCCTGGCGCTCGGACACGTCCCTCTCGTCTACGCCGTGGTCGGAGGAAACCTGCTGGTCGGCGTGGGCCTGCTCATCATCTTCCGCCATCGCGCCAGTCTGGGCGGGTTCAACGTCCTGGCCCTGATCCTGCAGGAACGAGCGGGTCTGCGGGCCGGTTACGTGCAGATGGCCATGGACGTCGTCGTGATCCTGCTCGGCGCTCTGGTGATGGACTGGCCGCGGGTGCTGCTGTCCGCGCTCGGCGGGGTGATCCTCAACGCCGTCCTCGCCCTGAACCACCGCCCCGGGCGCTACCGCGCGTAG
- a CDS encoding TetR/AcrR family transcriptional regulator: protein MGTRDHTELAPSAAPGRRERAKADKRARILAAALALFEERGFERTSMSEVARLADVAQGTVFQYAATKAELLMMVAEALWGAHEQANTAPPRSAPAAGETAAQIAALVSPFVAAMRRWPEPTTWVAREILFGADMPHRQRVLGRVEGLEEQIAARLRDDRVGAPGAAAATGARLIVTGVLAELNRSRQGRIDGEDVDVVLRRLIDLVVAGAGASR from the coding sequence ATGGGAACTCGGGATCACACGGAGCTGGCGCCCTCGGCGGCGCCGGGCAGGCGCGAGCGGGCGAAGGCGGACAAGCGCGCCCGCATCCTCGCCGCGGCGCTGGCGCTGTTCGAGGAGCGCGGGTTCGAGCGCACCTCGATGAGCGAGGTCGCGCGCCTCGCGGATGTGGCGCAGGGGACCGTCTTCCAGTACGCGGCCACGAAGGCGGAGCTGCTCATGATGGTCGCCGAGGCGCTCTGGGGCGCCCACGAGCAGGCGAACACGGCCCCGCCGCGCTCCGCGCCGGCGGCGGGGGAGACCGCGGCCCAGATCGCGGCCCTTGTCTCGCCGTTCGTCGCCGCGATGCGCCGCTGGCCCGAGCCCACGACGTGGGTCGCCCGCGAGATCCTCTTCGGTGCGGATATGCCGCACCGCCAGCGGGTCCTCGGTCGCGTCGAGGGGCTCGAGGAGCAGATCGCCGCGCGCCTGCGCGACGACCGGGTCGGCGCCCCCGGCGCGGCGGCGGCAACCGGCGCCCGGCTCATCGTCACCGGGGTGCTCGCCGAGCTCAACCGCTCCCGGCAGGGGCGCATCGACGGCGAGGACGTCGATGTGGTGCTCCGCCGGCTCATCGACCTCGTGGTGGCGGGGGCGGGCGCCTCCCGGTGA